CTTCCGGTCATCTGGAAATCGCGCAAAATCAGGGACCTATCGGAAAACTCCAGAGTGTTCACCTTACGGATCCTCTTATGATCGAATTCACATGATTATTCGTCTGGTAAAAATGACCTTCCGGCCGGAATGCACGGAGGATTTTGTTAAGATTTTTCTAAAATACCGCAGGGAAATTTCGAACTCCCCCGGATGTTCCCACCTGGACCTTCTCCGAGATAAGCAGGACCCCGGCGTTTTCTTTACGCTCTCTCACTGGGATGGGGAAGAATCGCTGCTCGCCTACCGGAACTCAGAACTTTTTAAGATTGTATGGCACCAGACAAAGCAGCTGTTTGCATCTGACCCACAGGCCTGGAGTACGGTGGTGGCCGGATAGTTTTTCATCGGCCCGCGGGCACTGCACCCGGAATATACATTCCTGTAAATTATTTCAGTACCCCGAGGCTATCCAGCTCCTCCAGTGTAACGCTGGGCGGCATGATATTGTTCTTGACTTTGTAGGCCACCAGCTCTCCCGTTTTCCGGGCCCTTTCTTCCTCTATGAAACCATCGTTGCCGGGAACAGCAGGAATGTTGGGTTGATGTATATATGTTTTCCCGTCAATCTTAATATCGTAACCAAATCCCTTCTGTCCCCCTCCTGCAGCGGCATTCTCAAATACTACAACCTCTACCGTGGCATCTTTGTAGGGATTAATTTTCGGAATGGTATCGGTATGCACGGTGGTTGAGTCGCCTTTAACGTGTGTGTCTGCAGGCGTTGTTTCATTTCCGCAGGAGGTCAGTCCGAAATACAATGCTATAACAATCAAGTTTTTCATCTTACATTAACTTACATTATGTGTCATCCTAAAAAAAGTATACTCTGATCTTCTCCCGCTGCCATTTTTCCCATTCTCCTTTGTAAATGTACGCTGCGATGATATCCTGCCATTTGTTCTGCTGGTAAAAATACTTCAAAACCTCGATGCACGGGCCGGCGAGGCGTGTATTAGAACTCATCAGGGCATTAAACAGGTTTTTCATCATCTGCTCATCAAAATGGCCGAGACGTTTAAGTGTTTCGGCCGCATTCACGCGGGTCCTGAACTCGTAGGAAAGGGATGTATAATTCACCAGATCTTTCAGGAACTGCTCGTTTTTGGTATGGCCATACGCGATCTCAAGCCATTTGATTCTTACATTTCTCCCTACCGTGCCTTCTATAGCAGCGGTACGCTCAAGATAAGCTCCTATGTTTTCAGGCTTAAGACGGCACAGTAATTCCAGGGTAGAAGCAATGAATTCGTAGGAAGAGTCGGTCAGGCATTTTTCGAGATCGGTAATAATTTCTGCAGGGAATGCGCGCACATGCGCCACCACATGCTTTTTTACCTGTACATCCGCTCCAACGAGGGCATCTTTAAGCATTTTAAGAGTCTCCGCGTCGGTTTGCGATGACAACTGGTAGATTACCTCCCCTTTGATAACATTGAACTTGTCGGCGTAGAAGGCTTTTAGCAAGGCGGCTTTTTTAAGCTCCACAGGTACAGAACGAAGTGCGAGTGCGGCATCGTAGCGATCCAGGTAATATTTCGCACCGGTAACCTGGCTGAGAAGCATGACAGCGGTTTTTTCAAACTCCACAGATTTCATTACTTCATTGTTCGGATCAAACAGAGCATACGCTACTTTTTTTCCGGATGAGTTAGGAAGCAGCACTACATGATTTTTCTCCCGGATCCATTCTTGTTTGCGCTCCATGCTACCATCAGTATAGTGTACTTCAAACCAAATGGGCATCTTAAACAGTCCCACCGCATCCGACACTGTATGCGTTTGCGTAACATTGAATTCAGAAGCGCCGGGGATTTCCCGGAACTGAACTTTGTATGCCGGTTCACCCCCACGATACACCCATTCATCCCAGAACCAGGCAAGGGAATATCCCAGCACTTCTTCAAATGCCACCTGAAGATCATGGGAATCCACATTTCCGTATTTATGCTTGTTCAGGTAATGTTTGATGCA
This is a stretch of genomic DNA from Bacteroidia bacterium. It encodes these proteins:
- a CDS encoding DUF4907 domain-containing protein, yielding MKNLIVIALYFGLTSCGNETTPADTHVKGDSTTVHTDTIPKINPYKDATVEVVVFENAAAGGGQKGFGYDIKIDGKTYIHQPNIPAVPGNDGFIEEERARKTGELVAYKVKNNIMPPSVTLEELDSLGVLK
- a CDS encoding antibiotic biosynthesis monooxygenase is translated as MIIRLVKMTFRPECTEDFVKIFLKYRREISNSPGCSHLDLLRDKQDPGVFFTLSHWDGEESLLAYRNSELFKIVWHQTKQLFASDPQAWSTVVAG